Proteins from a genomic interval of Streptomyces sp. NBC_00820:
- the gndA gene encoding NADP-dependent phosphogluconate dehydrogenase: MSTSAQIGVTGLAVMGRNLARNFARNGYSVALHNRTASRTHALVEEFGDEGDFVPAETAKEFVAALERPRRLVIMVKAGEPTDAVIQEFAPLLEPGDMIIDGGNAHFADTRRREKELREKGIHFVGTGISGGEEGALHGPSIMPGGSTESYASLGPMLEKISAKASDGAPCVTHVGPDGAGHFVKMVHNGIEYADMQLIGEAYQLLRDVAGYSPAEIADIFRTWNRGRLDSYLIEITAEVLSHVDEATGKPFVDVVVDQAEQKGTGRWTVQIALDLGVPVSGIAEAVFARSLSGHAALREASRGLAGPTPTPMSKEEAAAFADKVEQALYASKIVSYTQGFHEIAAGSEEYDWDIDLGEVASIWRGGCIIRAAFLDRIRAAYDARPDLPSLLSDETFAQEIAGAQDDWRDVVIAATREGVPTPGFSAALAYYDALRAERLPAALTQGQRDFFGAHTYRRVDRDGSFHTLWGGDRTEVSA; this comes from the coding sequence ATGAGCACTTCAGCGCAGATCGGCGTCACGGGCCTCGCGGTCATGGGCCGAAATCTCGCCCGGAACTTCGCGCGCAACGGCTACTCCGTGGCCCTGCACAACCGTACGGCGTCGCGGACGCACGCGCTGGTGGAGGAGTTCGGGGACGAGGGCGACTTCGTCCCGGCGGAGACCGCCAAGGAGTTCGTGGCGGCCCTGGAGCGCCCGCGCCGTCTGGTCATCATGGTCAAGGCCGGTGAGCCGACGGACGCGGTGATCCAGGAGTTCGCGCCGCTGCTGGAGCCCGGCGACATGATCATCGACGGTGGCAACGCGCACTTCGCGGACACCCGGCGCCGGGAGAAGGAGCTGCGCGAGAAGGGCATCCACTTCGTCGGCACGGGCATCTCCGGCGGCGAGGAGGGCGCGCTGCACGGACCGAGCATCATGCCGGGCGGCTCGACGGAGTCGTACGCCTCCCTCGGCCCGATGCTGGAGAAGATCTCCGCGAAGGCGTCGGACGGCGCGCCCTGCGTGACGCATGTCGGCCCCGACGGCGCGGGTCACTTCGTGAAGATGGTCCACAACGGCATCGAGTACGCCGACATGCAGCTGATCGGTGAGGCGTACCAGCTGCTGCGCGACGTCGCCGGGTACTCCCCCGCCGAGATCGCGGACATCTTCCGCACCTGGAACCGCGGCCGCCTCGACTCCTACCTGATCGAGATCACGGCCGAGGTGCTGTCCCACGTGGACGAGGCGACCGGCAAGCCGTTCGTGGACGTGGTGGTCGACCAGGCCGAGCAGAAGGGCACCGGCCGCTGGACGGTCCAGATCGCCCTCGACCTGGGCGTCCCGGTGTCCGGCATCGCCGAGGCCGTCTTCGCCCGCTCCCTCTCCGGCCACGCGGCCCTGCGCGAGGCCTCGCGCGGCCTGGCCGGCCCCACGCCGACCCCGATGAGCAAGGAGGAGGCGGCCGCCTTCGCCGACAAGGTGGAGCAGGCGCTGTACGCCTCCAAGATCGTCTCCTACACCCAGGGCTTCCACGAGATCGCCGCGGGCAGCGAGGAGTACGACTGGGACATCGACCTCGGCGAGGTCGCCTCCATCTGGCGCGGCGGCTGCATCATCCGCGCGGCCTTCCTGGACCGCATCCGCGCCGCCTACGACGCCCGTCCGGACCTGCCGAGCCTGCTGTCCGACGAGACGTTCGCGCAGGAGATCGCGGGCGCGCAGGACGACTGGCGCGACGTGGTGATCGCGGCCACCCGCGAGGGCGTGCCGACGCCGGGCTTCTCGGCGGCGCTCGCGTACTACGACGCGCTGCGCGCGGAGCGGTTGCCCGCGGCGCTCACTCAGGGCCAGCGGGACTTCTTCGGCGCCCACACGTACCGGCGGGTGGACCGGGACGGCTCGTTCCACACCCTGTGGGGCGGAGACCGTACGGAGGTCTCGGCCTAA
- a CDS encoding transglycosylase family protein, which translates to MAARGRHRRYQPNRINRASLTVTAGGAGLAIPLVAAGSADAADVSTWNKVAACESSGDWSINTGNGYYGGLQFTRSTWEAYGGTRYAPRADLATPDQQIAVAEKVLDGQGPGAWPLCSVRAGLTRGGASPEFHTGTPHPHAHRPGTRTDTAATRPATTASVRDVKPQTTPQSRAGRAEMYTVVHGDTLSGIAGDQHVHGGWQELYTANRSTIGSDPDLILPGQRLSLRPGVAPAPHTDTRATPKSPAKKDPSRKKASAQKKAPAERKAPAEKKSRPAKKAPAEHRTSSHPASSTHGHALVAPVHAAIGTGYHTSGSHWSKGYHTGVDFLVGTGTSVHAVAPGHVVTAGWGGSYGYQVVIRHADGRYTQYGHLSAISVRAGQSVSEGQRIGRSGATGNVTGPHLHFEVRTGPGFGSDIDPVAYLRAGGVTI; encoded by the coding sequence ATGGCCGCACGCGGCCGGCATCGCCGGTACCAGCCGAACAGGATCAACCGCGCCTCACTCACCGTCACGGCGGGCGGCGCCGGACTCGCGATCCCGCTGGTCGCCGCGGGCAGCGCCGACGCGGCCGACGTGTCCACCTGGAACAAGGTCGCCGCCTGCGAGTCCAGCGGCGACTGGAGCATCAACACCGGCAACGGCTACTACGGCGGCCTCCAGTTCACCCGGTCCACCTGGGAGGCCTACGGCGGCACCCGGTACGCGCCACGCGCCGACCTCGCCACCCCGGACCAGCAGATCGCCGTCGCCGAGAAGGTCCTGGACGGGCAGGGACCGGGCGCCTGGCCGCTGTGCTCGGTGCGGGCCGGCCTGACCCGGGGCGGCGCCAGCCCCGAGTTCCACACCGGCACCCCGCACCCGCACGCGCACCGCCCCGGAACCCGTACCGACACCGCCGCCACCCGGCCCGCGACGACCGCCTCGGTACGGGACGTAAAGCCGCAGACGACCCCGCAGTCCCGTGCGGGCAGAGCCGAGATGTACACCGTGGTGCACGGGGACACCCTCTCCGGAATCGCCGGCGACCAGCATGTCCACGGCGGCTGGCAGGAGCTGTACACGGCCAACCGGTCGACCATCGGGTCCGACCCCGACCTGATCCTGCCCGGCCAGCGGCTCAGCCTGCGGCCCGGCGTCGCCCCGGCGCCGCACACCGACACCCGCGCCACCCCCAAGTCCCCGGCGAAGAAGGACCCTTCACGGAAGAAGGCCTCGGCGCAGAAGAAGGCGCCCGCGGAGCGGAAGGCGCCCGCCGAGAAGAAGTCGCGTCCCGCGAAGAAGGCGCCCGCGGAGCACCGGACCTCCTCGCACCCCGCGTCCTCCACCCACGGCCACGCCCTCGTCGCCCCGGTGCACGCCGCGATCGGAACCGGCTACCACACGTCCGGCTCGCACTGGTCGAAGGGCTACCACACCGGAGTCGACTTCCTCGTGGGGACCGGCACCTCCGTCCATGCCGTGGCGCCCGGTCACGTGGTGACCGCCGGCTGGGGCGGTTCCTACGGCTACCAGGTGGTCATCCGGCACGCCGACGGCCGCTACACGCAGTACGGCCACCTGTCCGCCATCTCCGTGCGCGCAGGCCAGAGCGTGTCCGAGGGACAGCGCATCGGACGGTCGGGCGCGACGGGGAACGTCACCGGCCCGCACCTGCACTTCGAGGTGCGGACGGGGCCCGGTTTCGGCTCCGACATCGACCCGGTCGCCTACCTCCGGGCCGGCGGCGTCACGATCTGA
- a CDS encoding DMT family transporter, which produces MSALALSVLLSFVSAVAYAGGAIVQEQVALSCPDGQYVPLRRPGWWAALALNGLGGVLHVVALAYGPLSLVQPLGALTIVFALPMAALCVGRRAGAAAWRGAIMATAGLAGLLSLVGSGDSHSLDTAQRIAVAVATGAVVVALMAAGRAAHRHPAVRSALLATGAGAAFGMSSVFTKTVAVDWTDGVALSDLPSLAVIALFSVAGVMLSQASYRGGGLASPLATLTVVNPVLAAAVGILMFGETFRHGSTGTLLALACGVVAGGGLILLTTERLEGAAGAGAGADADLGTGADTGAGADLGTATGTTVGTAVIPATAPRADGRAAGVPRQRVAPEGEPVRGTTESAAAAVGEAERDPDGPVPGEGPLADGGGTDGVRVPLDGALVAYAPEGGRERAGEGDGVAPDDARALLGVIPEGVPDMIPDVTPDPAPDLIPDLALNLDPDLDLNLDPDLDPDFVPDLVPDTLPGPEKPLSASIPVPLALLDRHRAQVRS; this is translated from the coding sequence ATGAGCGCCCTCGCGCTGTCCGTGCTGCTGTCGTTCGTGTCCGCCGTCGCCTACGCCGGTGGAGCGATCGTGCAGGAGCAGGTCGCGCTGTCCTGCCCCGACGGGCAGTACGTGCCGCTGCGCCGGCCGGGCTGGTGGGCGGCGCTGGCGCTGAACGGGCTCGGCGGCGTGCTCCATGTCGTGGCGCTCGCCTACGGCCCGCTCAGCCTCGTGCAGCCGTTGGGCGCGCTGACCATAGTCTTCGCCCTGCCCATGGCGGCGCTGTGCGTCGGCCGCAGGGCCGGCGCCGCCGCCTGGCGCGGCGCCATCATGGCCACGGCCGGCCTCGCGGGCCTGCTGTCCCTGGTCGGCTCCGGAGACTCGCACTCCCTCGACACCGCCCAGCGGATCGCCGTCGCCGTGGCCACGGGCGCGGTGGTGGTGGCGCTGATGGCCGCCGGCCGCGCCGCGCACCGGCACCCCGCGGTGCGCAGCGCGCTGCTCGCCACCGGCGCCGGCGCGGCCTTCGGCATGTCGTCGGTGTTCACCAAGACCGTCGCCGTGGACTGGACCGACGGAGTCGCCCTCTCCGACCTGCCCTCCCTCGCGGTGATCGCCCTGTTCTCGGTCGCCGGCGTCATGCTCTCCCAGGCCTCCTACCGGGGCGGCGGCCTCGCCTCGCCCCTGGCCACGCTGACCGTCGTCAACCCGGTGCTGGCCGCCGCGGTCGGCATCCTGATGTTCGGCGAGACGTTCCGCCACGGCAGCACGGGCACGTTGCTCGCGCTGGCGTGCGGGGTGGTGGCCGGCGGGGGGCTGATCCTGCTGACGACGGAGCGGCTGGAGGGGGCTGCGGGGGCGGGTGCGGGCGCGGATGCCGACCTGGGTACGGGCGCGGATACCGGTGCGGGTGCCGACCTGGGTACGGCCACGGGTACGACGGTCGGTACGGCAGTGATCCCGGCAACGGCACCGCGTGCGGACGGACGGGCCGCGGGCGTGCCCCGGCAGCGGGTCGCGCCGGAGGGCGAGCCGGTACGGGGGACGACGGAGTCGGCGGCGGCAGCCGTGGGAGAGGCCGAACGGGACCCGGACGGGCCCGTGCCGGGAGAGGGGCCCTTGGCGGACGGGGGCGGCACGGACGGCGTACGGGTGCCGCTGGACGGTGCGCTCGTGGCGTACGCGCCGGAGGGCGGTCGCGAGCGTGCGGGGGAAGGCGACGGTGTCGCCCCCGACGACGCGCGTGCCCTGCTGGGTGTGATCCCGGAAGGGGTCCCGGACATGATCCCGGACGTGACCCCTGATCCTGCGCCGGACCTGATCCCGGACCTCGCCCTGAACCTCGACCCGGACCTCGACCTGAACCTCGACCCGGACCTCGACCCGGACTTTGTCCCGGATCTCGTCCCGGACACCCTTCCGGGTCCCGAGAAGCCGCTGTCCGCGAGCATCCCGGTGCCGCTGGCCCTCCTGGACCGGCACCGGGCGCAGGTCAGATCGTGA
- a CDS encoding (2Fe-2S)-binding protein, protein MDLDPELAALRPLGGFFVLRTTAATTATGPATATGAGAARTGLATLAEAYGPPRPDVPRGALTSRVELVADRLRVAEPRVSASIAHQALAARLWSAALACAAVYGSVPDLDPRLLRWDAPAAAPDDLWLTEVRPLPADTATLVDTVLHGHLQPLGEALRSRYGVAAGLLWGNAGSALAGAARELDRWARANGRTDVADRARALTAGLFAHPLLSATGTRSGTAFRRRSCCLYYRVPGGGVCGDCCFTRPPDSSPRAVSG, encoded by the coding sequence GTGGACCTCGACCCCGAACTCGCCGCCCTCCGCCCGCTCGGCGGCTTCTTCGTCCTGCGTACGACGGCGGCGACAACGGCGACGGGGCCGGCAACGGCAACCGGGGCGGGGGCCGCCCGCACGGGACTGGCCACCCTCGCGGAGGCATACGGGCCGCCGCGGCCGGACGTCCCCCGCGGCGCGCTCACTTCGCGCGTCGAACTGGTCGCGGACCGCCTGCGCGTCGCCGAACCGCGGGTTTCCGCCTCCATCGCGCACCAGGCGCTCGCCGCGCGCCTGTGGTCGGCCGCCCTGGCCTGTGCCGCTGTGTACGGCAGCGTGCCCGACCTGGATCCGCGCCTGCTGCGCTGGGACGCCCCGGCGGCCGCTCCGGACGACCTGTGGCTGACCGAGGTGCGTCCGCTGCCCGCGGACACGGCCACGCTCGTGGACACCGTGCTGCACGGTCATCTCCAGCCCCTGGGGGAAGCCCTGAGATCCCGGTACGGCGTGGCGGCCGGCCTGCTGTGGGGCAACGCCGGTTCCGCGCTGGCCGGCGCGGCCCGGGAGCTGGACCGCTGGGCGCGCGCGAACGGCCGTACCGACGTGGCGGACCGGGCCCGCGCTCTCACCGCCGGCCTCTTCGCCCATCCCCTGCTCAGCGCCACCGGCACCCGAAGCGGCACGGCGTTCCGCCGGCGCAGCTGCTGCCTGTACTACCGCGTCCCCGGCGGCGGTGTGTGCGGCGATTGCTGCTTCACCCGGCCACCGGACTCTTCCCCACGCGCCGTATCTGGGTGA
- the glgA gene encoding glycogen synthase codes for MRVGLLTREYPPDVYGGAGVHVEFLARELADLVDLEVHTWGEGRGVGVVRHRPWSALDGSNDALRTFSVDLAIAAGLKGRELVHSHTWYANLAGHFAKLLYGVPHVMTAHSLEPLRPWKAEQLGGGYALSGWAERTAVETADAVIAVSGAMREDVLACYPALDPARVHVVHNGIDTALYRPDRGTDALERHGIDPARPYVLFVGRITRQKGVPHLLRAVREIDPDTQVVLCAGAPDTPEIDGEFRALYRELSRGRAGVFWIPQMLPRAEVIQLLTRAAVFVCPSVYEPLGIVNLEAMACGTPVVASRVGGIPEVVDDGRTGLLVDLDEDSGVFEANLARALDTVLADPAAARRMGEAGRERAVGEFGWDAVARRTAGLYEEVLKRA; via the coding sequence GTGCGAGTGGGACTGCTGACGCGGGAGTACCCCCCGGACGTGTACGGCGGGGCCGGCGTCCACGTCGAGTTCCTGGCCCGGGAGCTGGCCGATCTGGTCGACCTGGAGGTGCACACCTGGGGTGAGGGGCGCGGCGTCGGCGTCGTACGCCACCGTCCCTGGTCCGCCCTCGACGGCTCCAACGACGCGCTGCGCACCTTCTCCGTGGACCTCGCCATCGCCGCCGGCCTGAAAGGCCGCGAACTCGTCCACTCCCACACCTGGTACGCCAATCTCGCGGGCCACTTCGCCAAGCTCCTGTACGGCGTCCCGCACGTGATGACCGCCCATTCGCTGGAGCCGCTGCGCCCCTGGAAGGCCGAGCAGCTCGGCGGTGGGTACGCCCTGTCGGGCTGGGCCGAACGGACCGCGGTCGAGACGGCGGACGCCGTGATCGCCGTGTCGGGGGCCATGCGCGAGGACGTCCTCGCCTGCTACCCGGCGCTCGACCCGGCGCGGGTCCACGTCGTGCACAACGGCATCGACACCGCGCTCTACCGGCCCGACCGCGGCACCGACGCCCTCGAACGGCACGGCATCGACCCGGCGCGGCCGTACGTGCTCTTCGTCGGCCGGATCACCCGGCAGAAGGGCGTGCCCCATCTGCTGCGCGCCGTCCGGGAGATCGACCCGGACACCCAGGTCGTGCTGTGCGCGGGAGCGCCCGACACCCCTGAGATCGACGGGGAGTTCAGGGCGCTGTACCGCGAGCTGAGCCGGGGCCGGGCGGGCGTGTTCTGGATCCCGCAGATGCTGCCGCGCGCGGAGGTCATCCAACTCCTCACGCGGGCGGCCGTGTTCGTGTGCCCGTCGGTGTACGAACCCCTCGGGATCGTCAACCTGGAGGCCATGGCCTGCGGCACACCGGTCGTGGCCTCCCGGGTCGGCGGGATACCCGAGGTCGTCGACGACGGCCGGACGGGCCTCCTGGTCGACCTGGACGAGGACTCCGGGGTCTTCGAGGCGAACCTGGCGCGGGCACTGGACACCGTCCTCGCAGATCCGGCGGCGGCCCGGCGGATGGGGGAGGCCGGACGGGAGCGCGCGGTCGGCGAGTTCGGCTGGGACGCGGTCGCCCGGCGCACCGCGGGGCTGTACGAGGAGGTGCTCAAGCGGGCCTAG
- the glgC gene encoding glucose-1-phosphate adenylyltransferase, whose amino-acid sequence MSRGGPSVLGIVLAGGEGKRLMPLTTDRAKPAVTFGGTYRLVDFVLSNLVNADVLRICVLTQYKSHSLDRHVTTTWRMSSLLGNYVTPVPAQQRLGPRWYLGSADAILQSLNLVHDEQPEYVAVFGADHVYRMDPRQMLRQHVESGAGVTVAAIRAPRAESSSFGVITPGPDGRTIRRFLEKPADPPGLPDDPGSVFASMGNYVFTTKVLVEALHRDAEDDSSAHDMGGSILPQLTGRGEAQLYDFSGNHVPGETSRDRGYWRDVGTLDAYYDAHMDLIAERPAFNLYNRQWPIYTHSGQLSPARFNAGGIASESIISAGCLIRGQVTRSVLSPGVRVDPGAVVQGSVLHDNVRIGRGAVVRGAVLDKNVEVPPGATIGVNPERDAELYTVSQGGVIALGKGQRVP is encoded by the coding sequence ATGAGTCGTGGGGGACCTTCGGTTCTCGGGATCGTACTGGCGGGCGGCGAGGGCAAGCGCCTGATGCCGCTGACCACGGACCGCGCCAAACCCGCGGTCACCTTCGGCGGCACCTACCGGCTCGTCGACTTCGTCCTGTCCAACCTCGTCAACGCCGACGTCCTGCGCATCTGCGTGCTGACCCAGTACAAGTCGCACTCGCTGGACCGGCACGTCACCACCACCTGGCGGATGTCCAGCCTGCTCGGCAACTACGTCACCCCGGTCCCGGCCCAGCAGCGCCTCGGCCCCCGCTGGTACCTGGGCAGCGCCGACGCGATCCTGCAGTCCCTGAACCTCGTGCACGACGAACAGCCCGAGTACGTCGCCGTGTTCGGAGCCGACCACGTCTACCGCATGGACCCGCGGCAGATGCTCCGGCAGCACGTCGAGAGCGGTGCCGGGGTCACCGTGGCCGCCATCCGCGCGCCGCGCGCGGAGTCGTCGTCGTTCGGGGTGATCACGCCCGGTCCGGACGGCCGTACCATACGGCGTTTCCTGGAGAAGCCGGCCGATCCGCCCGGGCTGCCCGACGATCCGGGCAGCGTGTTCGCCTCGATGGGCAACTACGTCTTCACCACCAAGGTCCTGGTCGAGGCGCTGCACCGGGACGCCGAGGACGACTCGTCCGCGCACGACATGGGCGGCTCGATCCTGCCCCAGCTGACCGGCCGCGGCGAGGCGCAGCTGTACGACTTCAGCGGCAACCACGTGCCCGGCGAGACCAGCCGCGACCGGGGCTACTGGCGCGACGTCGGCACCCTGGACGCCTACTACGACGCCCACATGGACCTGATCGCCGAGCGGCCCGCCTTCAACCTCTACAACCGCCAGTGGCCGATCTACACCCACTCGGGCCAGCTCTCCCCGGCCCGGTTCAACGCGGGCGGCATCGCGAGCGAGTCCATCATCAGCGCCGGCTGCCTGATCCGCGGCCAGGTCACCCGCTCGGTGCTGTCGCCCGGGGTGCGGGTCGACCCGGGCGCGGTGGTCCAGGGCTCGGTGCTGCACGACAACGTCCGTATCGGGCGCGGCGCGGTCGTCCGCGGTGCCGTGCTCGACAAGAACGTCGAGGTGCCGCCCGGCGCGACGATCGGCGTCAACCCGGAGCGGGACGCCGAGCTGTACACCGTCTCGCAGGGCGGGGTGATCGCCCTGGGGAAGGGCCAGCGGGTCCCCTGA
- a CDS encoding GH92 family glycosyl hydrolase, producing the protein MRGTRRTRLCLAGVMAASALIATPAARAAERTDGHLTDLVNPFIGSQDEGNTFPGAAVPFGMVQLSPDTGHNTGYDYTQNRIRGFSLVHLSGVGCRIGGDLPVLPTTGDVTRTDYTKYAAGFRHADEEASPGYYRVGLDSGIRAELTATERTGVQRFTFPATDKANVLLNAGQSLHKPVASSVEILDDHTVRTGITGHGFCRDTGPYTVYTTTRFSRPFTAYGTWDGSTISPGARTGRGGAYVRFDTTGDRAVEATTALSYVDAAGADANLRAEGGRSFDSVRDRARAQWERRLAGVRVQGGEPALRRTFYSSLYRSFLAPNIGSDADGRYTGWDRRVHHADGFTYYQNWSLWDTYRTQAQLLALLAPQEARDMALSVVKVDEDGGWLPKWGYGPVETNIMSGDPVTPFLTTAYQMGLLKGFEERAYRALRKNADGVPPADYPGIGREVNAEYLAHGFAPYDKDRPYAKMGDSEYHHGASVTLEYALADAMLAQMARGLGHDADAARYAARAQNYRRIFDPATGFFRARDASGAFTGPADPAQSVGFHEGTAWQYQWLVPQDLPGMVGLIGGERAANDRLDAFFAYDRLLADPAKTAREVWVHGNAYNYYNADKYNPMNEPDLIAPYTYLATGQPWKTTDVVHAALTLFTDGPTGMTGNDDLGTMSAWNVLSSIGLFPIQPGYDTWGLSTPVFDRVDLALDRRFWPGGRLTVTAPGTSAGDRYVQAVRADGTPHTRTYLTTRALRSTRTVAFTVGPRPSEWGTSAQAAPPVLR; encoded by the coding sequence ATGAGAGGGACCCGGCGCACACGGCTGTGCCTGGCCGGGGTGATGGCAGCGTCCGCGCTGATCGCCACCCCCGCCGCACGGGCCGCCGAGCGGACCGACGGCCACCTCACCGACCTGGTCAACCCCTTCATCGGGAGCCAGGACGAGGGCAACACCTTCCCCGGCGCCGCCGTGCCCTTCGGCATGGTGCAGCTCTCCCCGGACACCGGGCACAACACCGGCTACGACTACACGCAGAACCGTATCCGCGGCTTCTCCCTGGTCCATCTCTCGGGCGTCGGCTGCCGGATCGGCGGTGACCTGCCCGTCCTGCCCACCACCGGCGACGTCACCCGTACGGACTACACCAAGTACGCCGCCGGGTTCCGCCACGCCGACGAGGAGGCGAGCCCCGGCTACTACCGCGTCGGCCTCGACTCCGGCATCCGCGCCGAGCTGACCGCGACCGAGCGCACCGGCGTCCAGCGCTTCACCTTCCCGGCCACCGACAAGGCCAACGTGCTGCTGAACGCGGGCCAGTCGCTGCACAAGCCGGTCGCCAGTTCGGTCGAGATCCTCGACGACCACACCGTGCGCACCGGGATCACCGGCCACGGCTTCTGCCGCGACACCGGCCCCTACACGGTCTACACGACCACCCGCTTCAGCCGGCCCTTCACCGCCTACGGCACCTGGGACGGCTCCACGATCAGCCCGGGCGCCCGCACCGGACGCGGCGGCGCCTACGTCCGCTTCGACACGACCGGGGACCGTGCGGTCGAGGCGACCACCGCGCTGTCGTACGTCGACGCGGCCGGCGCCGACGCCAACCTGCGCGCCGAGGGCGGCCGGTCCTTCGACTCCGTACGCGACCGGGCGCGCGCGCAGTGGGAGCGGCGGCTGGCCGGCGTCCGCGTCCAGGGCGGGGAGCCGGCCCTGCGGCGGACGTTCTACTCCTCGCTGTACCGCTCGTTCCTCGCGCCCAACATCGGCAGCGACGCCGACGGCCGCTACACCGGCTGGGACCGCCGTGTCCATCACGCGGACGGGTTCACGTACTACCAGAACTGGTCGCTGTGGGACACCTACCGCACCCAGGCCCAGCTGCTCGCCCTGCTCGCGCCGCAGGAGGCCCGCGACATGGCGCTGTCGGTGGTCAAGGTCGACGAGGACGGAGGCTGGCTCCCCAAGTGGGGCTACGGTCCGGTCGAGACGAACATCATGAGCGGCGACCCCGTCACCCCGTTCCTGACCACCGCCTACCAGATGGGTCTCCTCAAGGGCTTCGAGGAGCGGGCCTACCGCGCGCTGCGCAAGAACGCCGACGGCGTCCCGCCCGCCGACTATCCGGGCATCGGCCGCGAGGTCAACGCCGAGTACCTCGCGCACGGCTTCGCGCCCTACGACAAGGACCGCCCGTACGCCAAGATGGGCGACAGCGAGTACCACCACGGCGCCTCCGTGACCCTGGAGTACGCCCTCGCCGACGCCATGCTCGCCCAGATGGCCCGCGGCCTCGGGCACGACGCCGACGCGGCCCGCTACGCCGCCCGCGCCCAGAACTACCGCCGGATCTTCGACCCCGCCACCGGCTTCTTCCGCGCCCGCGACGCCTCCGGCGCCTTCACCGGTCCCGCCGACCCCGCCCAGAGCGTCGGCTTCCACGAGGGCACCGCCTGGCAGTACCAGTGGCTGGTGCCGCAGGACCTGCCCGGCATGGTCGGTCTGATCGGCGGCGAGCGCGCGGCCAACGACCGCCTGGACGCCTTCTTCGCCTACGACCGGCTGCTCGCGGACCCGGCGAAGACCGCGCGCGAGGTGTGGGTGCACGGCAACGCCTACAACTACTACAACGCCGACAAGTACAACCCGATGAACGAGCCCGACCTCATCGCGCCGTACACCTACCTGGCCACCGGCCAGCCCTGGAAGACCACGGACGTCGTGCACGCCGCGCTGACCCTGTTCACCGACGGACCCACCGGCATGACCGGCAACGACGACCTCGGCACCATGTCCGCCTGGAACGTGCTGTCCTCCATCGGCCTCTTCCCGATCCAGCCCGGCTACGACACCTGGGGCCTGTCCACCCCGGTCTTCGACCGCGTCGACCTCGCCCTGGACCGCCGCTTCTGGCCGGGTGGCCGGCTCACCGTCACCGCGCCCGGCACCTCGGCGGGCGACCGCTACGTCCAGGCCGTCCGCGCGGACGGGACACCGCACACCCGGACCTACCTGACGACACGTGCGCTGCGCTCCACGCGCACCGTCGCCTTCACGGTCGGCCCGCGCCCGTCCGAGTGGGGTACGTCGGCCCAGGCGGCGCCCCCTGTGCTGAGGTGA